The following are from one region of the Edwardsiella tarda ATCC 15947 = NBRC 105688 genome:
- a CDS encoding diguanylate cyclase domain-containing protein, translating into MQTPYSAFNLPGRERPRLLIVDDEPLNIQLLYQLFADDHTVFMATNGQQALNICMNQHPDLVLLDIEMPDMNGLEVCQRLKAAPQTQDIPVIFITAHIDENSETAGLRAGAVDFISKPINHNIVRARVNTHMLLKMQSDLLRQLAYLDGLTGVYNRRYFDTQFSHEWHHVQRYQTPLSLILFDVDRFKDYNDRYGHLRGDDALRQVAAALRGALTHPGDLVARYGGEEFICLLPATALIDAQACAERIRNSVQALSIEHPGGSVPFLTVSAGVCCATLTGDAQAADFLQQTDSLLYQAKAQGRNRCCAAPFHAQD; encoded by the coding sequence ATGCAGACCCCCTATAGCGCCTTTAACTTGCCGGGACGCGAACGCCCACGGCTGTTAATCGTCGATGACGAACCGCTCAACATCCAGCTGCTTTACCAGCTGTTCGCCGATGATCACACCGTCTTTATGGCCACTAACGGCCAGCAGGCGCTCAATATCTGTATGAATCAGCATCCCGATCTGGTGTTATTGGATATTGAGATGCCTGACATGAATGGATTGGAGGTCTGCCAACGCCTCAAGGCGGCACCGCAGACACAAGACATTCCGGTGATCTTCATCACCGCCCATATCGACGAGAACAGCGAGACCGCGGGCCTACGCGCTGGCGCGGTCGACTTCATCAGCAAACCGATCAACCACAACATCGTGCGCGCTCGGGTCAACACCCATATGCTCCTAAAGATGCAGTCGGATCTGCTGCGCCAACTAGCCTACCTGGATGGGTTAACCGGTGTCTATAACCGGCGTTACTTCGACACCCAATTCAGCCACGAATGGCATCACGTACAGCGCTACCAGACGCCGCTCAGCCTGATCCTATTCGATGTCGACCGCTTCAAAGACTATAACGATCGCTACGGCCACCTACGCGGCGACGATGCCTTACGTCAAGTCGCGGCCGCCTTACGCGGCGCGTTGACCCATCCCGGCGACCTGGTGGCGCGTTATGGCGGTGAGGAGTTCATCTGCCTGTTACCCGCCACGGCCCTGATCGATGCGCAGGCATGCGCGGAGCGAATACGTAATAGTGTTCAAGCACTCAGTATCGAGCATCCGGGCGGGAGCGTACCATTCCTCACCGTCAGCGCCGGCGTCTGCTGCGCGACCCTGACCGGTGACGCCCAGGCGGCCGACTTTCTCCAGCAGACGGATAGCCTGCTGTATCAGGCGAAGGCCCAAGGGCGTAATCGCTGCTGCGCGGCGCCATTCCACGCGCAAGATTAA